In one Agrobacterium tumefaciens genomic region, the following are encoded:
- the adhP gene encoding alcohol dehydrogenase AdhP, whose protein sequence is MAKTMKAAVVRAFGKPLTIEEVAIPDPGPGEILINYKATGICHTDLHAATGDWPVKPNPPFIPGHEGVGYVAKIGAGVTGIKEGDRAGTPWLYTACGCCIPCRTGWETLCPSQQNSGYSVNGSFAEYGLADPKFVGRLPDNLEFGPAAPVLCAGVTVYKGLKETEVRPGEWVVISGIGGLGHMAVQYAKAMGMHVVAADIFDDKLALAKKLGADVVVNGRAPDAVEQVQKATGGVHGALVTAVSPKAMEQAYGFLRSKGTMALVGLPPGFISIPVFDTVLKRITVRGSIVGTRQDLEEALTFAGEGKVAAHFSWDKLENINDIFHRMEEGKIDGRIVVDLAA, encoded by the coding sequence ATGGCGAAAACAATGAAGGCAGCCGTCGTCCGCGCGTTTGGAAAACCGCTGACCATCGAGGAAGTGGCGATACCGGATCCCGGCCCCGGTGAAATTCTCATCAACTACAAGGCGACGGGCATTTGCCACACCGACCTGCACGCCGCAACGGGCGACTGGCCGGTCAAACCCAACCCGCCCTTTATCCCCGGCCATGAAGGCGTCGGTTATGTCGCCAAGATCGGCGCAGGCGTCACCGGCATCAAGGAAGGCGACCGCGCCGGCACGCCGTGGCTCTACACCGCCTGCGGCTGCTGCATTCCGTGCCGCACCGGCTGGGAAACCCTTTGCCCGAGCCAGCAGAACTCGGGTTATTCCGTCAATGGCAGCTTCGCCGAATATGGCCTTGCCGATCCGAAATTCGTCGGCCGCCTACCGGATAATCTGGAATTCGGCCCGGCAGCCCCGGTGCTCTGCGCCGGCGTCACCGTCTATAAGGGCCTCAAGGAAACTGAAGTCAGGCCCGGTGAATGGGTGGTCATCTCAGGCATTGGCGGCCTCGGTCATATGGCCGTGCAATATGCCAAGGCCATGGGCATGCATGTCGTTGCCGCCGATATTTTCGACGACAAGCTGGCGCTTGCGAAAAAGCTCGGAGCCGATGTCGTCGTCAATGGTCGCGCGCCTGACGCGGTGGAGCAGGTGCAGAAGGCGACCGGCGGCGTCCATGGCGCGCTGGTGACGGCGGTTTCGCCCAAGGCCATGGAGCAGGCTTATGGCTTCCTGCGCTCCAAGGGCACCATGGCGCTTGTTGGCCTGCCGCCGGGCTTCATCTCCATTCCGGTGTTCGACACGGTGCTGAAGCGCATCACGGTGCGCGGCTCCATCGTCGGCACGCGGCAGGATCTGGAGGAAGCGCTGACCTTCGCCGGCGAAGGCAAGGTGGCGGCCCACTTCTCCTGGGACAAGCTCGAAAACATCAACGATATCTTCCACCGCATGGAAGAGGGCAAGATCGACGGCCGTATCGTCGTGGACCTCGCCGCCTGA
- a CDS encoding dienelactone hydrolase family protein has translation MDKPKITQAMIDAYDEYTHLSLDRRKFMEKLTVLAGSGAAAAAIAPLLSANSARAAIVAPDDAGIVAEEVTYPAPGGEMKGYLVTPKSVSGPIGSVIVIHENRGLNDHIRDVARRVALAGFRALAVDFLSPQGGTPADEDKAREMFSGLDMDATVANAEAGRVWLAARQGANGKVGAVGFCWGGGLVNRFATKSAGLNAGVAYYGQQAPAADVPAIKAPLLLHYAGLDERINAGIDAYKKALEDNGKTFEIFVYDGVNHAFNNDTSSARYDKAAADLAWGRTTEFFKKYLA, from the coding sequence ATGGACAAGCCCAAGATCACGCAGGCCATGATCGACGCTTACGATGAATATACCCATCTCAGCCTCGACCGCCGCAAATTCATGGAAAAGCTTACGGTGCTTGCTGGGTCCGGCGCAGCTGCGGCAGCCATCGCGCCGCTCCTTTCGGCCAACAGCGCCCGTGCGGCCATCGTCGCGCCTGACGATGCGGGTATCGTTGCGGAAGAGGTGACCTATCCCGCCCCCGGTGGTGAGATGAAGGGTTATCTCGTTACACCGAAATCCGTTTCCGGTCCCATTGGCTCGGTCATCGTCATCCACGAAAACCGTGGCCTGAATGACCATATTCGCGATGTGGCAAGGCGTGTGGCGCTCGCCGGTTTCAGGGCGCTTGCGGTCGATTTCCTCTCCCCGCAGGGCGGTACGCCTGCCGATGAGGACAAGGCGCGGGAAATGTTCAGCGGCCTCGATATGGATGCAACGGTCGCCAATGCCGAAGCGGGCCGGGTGTGGCTCGCGGCAAGGCAGGGTGCGAACGGCAAGGTCGGTGCGGTCGGTTTCTGCTGGGGCGGCGGGCTGGTCAACCGTTTCGCCACCAAATCGGCGGGCTTGAATGCCGGCGTCGCCTATTACGGCCAGCAGGCCCCGGCGGCCGATGTGCCTGCCATCAAGGCGCCGCTGCTCTTGCACTATGCGGGTCTCGACGAGCGCATCAATGCCGGCATCGATGCCTATAAGAAGGCGCTGGAAGACAACGGCAAGACTTTCGAAATCTTCGTTTACGACGGCGTCAACCACGCTTTCAACAATGATACGTCTTCGGCGCGCTACGACAAGGCGGCCGCCGATCTCGCCTGGGGCCGGACGACGGAGTTCTTCAAGAAATATCTGGCGTGA
- the moaB gene encoding molybdenum cofactor biosynthesis protein B — protein sequence MAGERPFIPLGIAVLTVSDSRTLENDKSGDTLVARLEEAGHRLAARAIVPDDRAAIAGTVRDWTLSEGVDVVITTGGTGFTGRDVTPEALEPLFEKRMDGFSALFHRISYDKIGTATIQSRATGGVANATFIFVLPGSPGACKDAWDGILKAQLDYRHLPCNFVEIMPRLDEHLKRGAGGV from the coding sequence ATGGCAGGCGAAAGACCCTTCATTCCCCTCGGCATCGCGGTCCTGACCGTTTCGGACAGCCGCACGCTGGAGAATGACAAATCCGGCGATACGCTCGTCGCAAGGCTGGAGGAAGCGGGCCACAGGCTCGCAGCGCGCGCCATCGTGCCTGACGACAGGGCAGCGATTGCCGGCACCGTGCGCGACTGGACGCTCTCTGAAGGCGTGGATGTGGTCATTACCACCGGCGGAACCGGTTTTACCGGCCGCGACGTGACGCCGGAAGCGCTGGAACCGCTGTTCGAAAAGCGCATGGACGGGTTTTCCGCCCTCTTCCACCGCATCTCCTATGACAAGATCGGCACCGCCACCATCCAGTCACGCGCAACCGGCGGCGTGGCGAACGCGACCTTCATCTTCGTGCTGCCGGGCTCGCCGGGTGCATGCAAGGATGCGTGGGACGGTATTCTCAAGGCTCAGCTCGATTATCGCCACTTGCCATGCAATTTCGTGGAGATCATGCCGAGGCTGGATGAGCATTTGAAGCGTGGGGCTGGGGGCGTTTAG
- a CDS encoding 4-(cytidine 5'-diphospho)-2-C-methyl-D-erythritol kinase — MRMHDVSGAIETIEAAPAKINLALHVTGQRADGYHLLETLVTFTAAGDVIRIRDADADSFSISGPFGDLLRAGDGGDNLVTRARDLLRDALLSTGQPARPVAIHLEKNLPVASGIGGGSADAAATLRGLLRHWHAGIDPQRLASLALTLGADVPMCLESRSLIARGIGEDIEPISDLPALFLVLANPLKAVSTPEIFRRLQNKANPPLPERRTGGWMDFLAQSRNDLQPPAQALLPEIGEIAGLLSQEDAGLVRMSGSGASFFGIFHSFEAAQKAETSLRKKRPGWYFQATRTI, encoded by the coding sequence ATGCGCATGCATGATGTTTCCGGGGCCATCGAGACAATCGAGGCGGCCCCGGCCAAGATCAATCTGGCGCTGCATGTGACCGGCCAGCGAGCGGATGGATACCATCTGCTCGAAACGCTGGTGACATTTACGGCAGCCGGCGACGTCATTCGCATTCGCGACGCTGATGCCGACAGTTTCTCCATCTCCGGTCCCTTCGGCGATCTTTTGCGCGCTGGCGATGGTGGCGACAATCTCGTCACCCGCGCCCGAGACCTGCTGCGCGACGCTCTCCTGTCAACAGGCCAGCCGGCCCGCCCGGTCGCCATTCATCTCGAAAAGAACCTGCCGGTCGCTTCCGGCATCGGCGGCGGCTCGGCGGATGCGGCGGCGACCCTGCGGGGGCTGTTGCGGCACTGGCATGCGGGCATCGATCCACAAAGGCTCGCCTCCCTTGCGCTTACACTTGGTGCGGATGTGCCGATGTGCCTTGAAAGCCGTTCCCTCATCGCGCGGGGCATCGGCGAGGATATAGAGCCAATCTCGGACCTGCCGGCACTCTTTCTGGTGCTTGCCAATCCTCTGAAGGCCGTCTCGACGCCGGAGATTTTCCGGCGATTGCAGAACAAGGCCAATCCGCCGTTGCCGGAGCGTAGAACAGGCGGCTGGATGGATTTTCTTGCGCAAAGCCGCAATGATCTGCAACCGCCTGCACAGGCACTGCTGCCGGAAATCGGCGAAATCGCCGGACTGCTGTCGCAGGAAGATGCTGGCCTTGTGCGCATGTCCGGTTCGGGCGCCAGCTTTTTCGGGATTTTTCATTCCTTCGAGGCCGCCCAAAAAGCGGAAACATCGCTTCGAAAGAAACGTCCCGGCTGGTATTTTCAGGCGACGCGGACCATTTGA
- a CDS encoding tetratricopeptide repeat protein, with protein METDFSVHLHKGKGSLMRRKPALRLLCSAALAAALAIGAGASPGFAETKAKPEDKAVTFDPGKVNTFSGAFLAGRNADVDQDYPTAISLYKKALEFDPANTEIRQRLMIAELLSGNFEAGAKIADSMKDDTSVERVTTIVRGLDAIKDKDFAKAEKILKYTGPNDLDRMVNTLLTAWARAGSGKPKEALALVNNMKGPGWISIFQKYNAAAIALVSGNNEAARKSLNEAVTDREGGATASDTYMRAVMALARLEASAGNKQKALDAIAVGDTFAPNYAPLKALRQAIESGDKPEQQITNAVEGAASVMFSIAGALNREGAEEIVTLYLQTSRALDPKSPDTLILLGGLSEALKQPDRAIAFYREVPKDSPMYRISELQLGLTLAQTGKVDEARKHLQSLLESDPKDVRSYLAYGSVLSDAKDYRAMAENYDKAIEVIGAVPQKSDWSVFFQRGIAYERLKEWDKAEPNFKRALELNPEQPQVLNYLGYSWVDKGINLDDGMKMISRAVELRPNDGYIVDSLGWAHYRLGAFDEAVTELERAIELKAGDPTINDHLGDAYWRVGRKIEAVYQWNRALIGDSDDVDKAKVNEKIANGLPPLEKDAENTAKKEVAPPPPAPPAPAPAATPDKKS; from the coding sequence AATCGGCGCGGGTGCCAGCCCCGGCTTTGCGGAAACGAAGGCGAAACCGGAAGACAAGGCCGTCACGTTCGATCCCGGCAAGGTGAACACCTTCTCCGGCGCCTTCCTCGCCGGGCGCAATGCCGATGTCGACCAGGACTATCCGACCGCGATTTCGCTTTACAAAAAGGCGCTGGAATTCGATCCGGCCAATACGGAAATCCGCCAGCGGCTGATGATCGCCGAACTCCTGAGCGGCAATTTCGAGGCCGGCGCCAAGATTGCCGATTCGATGAAGGATGACACCTCCGTCGAGCGCGTGACGACCATCGTGCGCGGTCTCGACGCCATCAAGGACAAGGACTTCGCCAAGGCCGAGAAGATACTGAAATACACGGGTCCCAACGATCTCGACCGCATGGTCAATACGCTTTTGACCGCATGGGCGCGTGCCGGCTCCGGCAAGCCGAAGGAAGCGCTGGCGCTGGTCAACAACATGAAGGGCCCGGGCTGGATCTCGATTTTCCAGAAATACAATGCGGCGGCCATCGCCCTTGTTTCCGGCAACAATGAAGCTGCCCGCAAGAGCCTGAACGAGGCGGTGACGGATCGCGAAGGCGGGGCAACCGCCTCCGACACCTATATGCGCGCCGTGATGGCGCTTGCCCGGCTCGAAGCTTCCGCCGGCAACAAGCAGAAGGCGCTGGACGCGATTGCGGTTGGCGATACTTTCGCGCCGAATTACGCGCCGCTGAAGGCGCTTCGACAGGCGATCGAGAGTGGTGACAAGCCAGAGCAGCAGATTACCAATGCCGTGGAGGGCGCTGCCAGCGTCATGTTCTCCATCGCCGGTGCGTTGAACCGCGAAGGTGCGGAAGAAATCGTCACGCTTTATCTGCAGACATCGCGCGCGCTCGATCCGAAGAGCCCGGATACGCTCATCCTTCTCGGCGGCCTCTCCGAAGCGCTGAAACAGCCTGACCGCGCCATCGCCTTCTACCGCGAGGTGCCGAAGGATTCGCCGATGTATCGCATTTCCGAGCTGCAGCTCGGACTGACGCTTGCGCAGACGGGCAAGGTGGACGAGGCGCGCAAGCATCTCCAGTCCCTGCTTGAATCCGATCCGAAGGACGTCCGTTCCTATCTCGCTTATGGCAGCGTGCTTTCGGACGCCAAGGATTACCGCGCCATGGCCGAAAACTACGACAAGGCCATCGAGGTGATCGGCGCCGTGCCGCAGAAATCCGACTGGTCGGTTTTCTTCCAGCGCGGCATCGCCTATGAGCGGCTGAAGGAATGGGACAAGGCCGAACCGAATTTCAAGCGGGCATTGGAATTGAACCCCGAGCAGCCGCAGGTGCTGAACTATCTCGGTTATTCCTGGGTGGACAAGGGCATCAATCTCGACGACGGCATGAAGATGATCAGCCGCGCCGTCGAGCTCCGCCCGAATGACGGCTATATCGTCGATTCGCTTGGCTGGGCGCATTATCGCCTCGGCGCTTTCGATGAGGCCGTGACCGAGCTGGAGCGGGCCATCGAACTCAAGGCCGGCGATCCGACGATCAACGACCATCTGGGTGATGCCTACTGGCGCGTCGGCCGCAAGATCGAGGCGGTCTATCAGTGGAACCGCGCTTTGATCGGCGACAGCGACGATGTGGACAAGGCCAAGGTGAACGAAAAGATCGCCAACGGCCTGCCGCCCCTGGAAAAGGATGCCGAAAACACCGCCAAGAAGGAAGTGGCGCCGCCACCGCCTGCTCCTCCGGCCCCGGCACCGGCCGCCACTCCGGACAAGAAATCCTGA